gcttcatgcaggtctggggttcaatccccgaccgtccacaagtggttggacaccattccttccccccgtcccatcccaaatccttatatcctgaccccttccaagtgctctatagtcgtaatattattataataatattattatcaaCGTCATAATTATACATTATACATCATAAGTGTTATACATAAGTATTATACATCTGTATAATACATCAGACAGTCAGGAGAGTACTTTCACTCTGGGATTAATGTGACCGTGAAGGGTGCACCTTTCACTCTTCCTGTCTACCCTTCTCTGTCTCCCATACCCTGACTTAGGTCTGGGTACGCCCCTCCAGGCCTAtctcctccctcccactccctccaTCAACTCCTGGACCCCTCCATCAGCTCTCCGGACCCCTCCATCAACTCCCGGACACCTCCATCAACTCCCTGGACCCCTCCATCAACTCCTGGACCCCTCCATCAACTCCCCGGATCCCTCCATCAACTCCTGGACCCCTCCATCAACTCCCTGGACCCCTCCATCAACTCCTGGACCCCTCCATCAACTCCCCGGATCCCTCCATCAACTCCTGGACCCCTCCATCAACTCCCGGACCCCTCCATCAACTCCTGGACCCCTCCATCAACTCCCGGACCCCTCCATCAACTCCTGGACCCCTCCATCAACTCCCCGGATCCCTCCATCAACTCCTGGACCCCTCCATCAACTCCCCGGATCCCTCCATCAATTCCCTGGACCTCTCCATCAACTCCCGGACCCCTCCATCAACTCCCGGACCCCTCCATCAACTCCCCGGATCCCTCCATCAACTCCCGGACCCCTCCATCAACTCCCCGGATCCCTCCATCAATTCCCTGGACCTCTCCATCAACTCCCGGACCCCTCCATCAACTCCCGGACCCCTCCATCAACTCCTGGACCCCTCCATCAACTCCCGGACCCCTCCATCAACTCCTGGACCCCTCCATCAACTCCCCGGATCCCTCCATCAACTCCCTGGACCTCTCCATCAACCCCTGGACCCCTCCATCAACTCCCGGACCCCTCCATCAACTCCCGGACCCCTCCATCAACCCCTGGACCCCTCCATCAACTCCCCGGACCCCTCCATCAACCCCCGGACCCCTCCATCAACTCCTGGACCCCTCCATCAACCCCTGGACCCCTCCATCAACTCCCCGGACCCCTCCATCAACCCCCGGACCCCTCCATCAACTCCTGGACCCCTCCATCAACTCCCCGGATCCCTCCATCAACTCCCTGGACCTCTCCATCAACCAGCCCATTTGAACATGCTTCAGCATTTAACCAAGAGTTCAACCTGATGGTAGTTGGTTCtgctggggcccaggagctgtgtTCCAGTTCGGGGCGGTGCTTCTGGTTAAGGAACGATGTTccaggaagacacacacacacactccggggTAAATACTGGTGTTCCAGACAGTGTTTCGTATCAAGAAGTGATGTTCCAGGGGGACCATTTTATGCATAAAGGTCAGGGATGGTGTTTTATGGAGCCATAAATTGTATTAGAAGTCCTTATTTTAGGGTCTTCAATGCcgttcccaggttcgtaagtacttgcgtaactgcttcgtgaatctggacccaggttcgtaagtacttgcctaactgcttcgtgaatctgatcccaggttcgtaagtacttgtgcaactgcttcgtgaatctggccccaggtttgtaagtacttgcgtaactgcttcgtgaatctggacccaggttcgtaagtacttgcgtaactgcttcgtgaatttggccacaGGGGGCGCTGGAAGACCATACACAAACCAGAGTTCAAGGCTCCAGGGCCTCCGGGACCACGTACCGGCGGCCCTGGACCATACTGGGGTGCTACAGGAAGCCGGCCACACCAGACCCTGGCTGGGACGGCTGAATATCAATCATCCGTCGAACCGCTTGGTAAGTGCATGTTACCTAACTGCTAAACGCCTTATCGCGGCGTCCCACCTCCATCCATCAAGGAGCTATAGGGTGTATCCAAGAGACGGTCCGCGTGTAGTGGTGGTTCTTGTCCTCTTTAGTTAAGCAACTGTTGATCATTCAATTGAGAGTTGATTTTTTAGTGTGTAAATACAATATTATGTTCCATTTGtcccttcgtctctctctctgctgccCACTTTCTCTCATATCTTGGCATTTCCTGCATGTTAAGAAAACACATGCATGGAACTGTACcgtatatggtggtgttgtgctgaGCCGGAGGACTGGTGGACCGGTGTGCTGGAGGACTGGTGGACCGGTGTGCCGGAGGACTGGTGGATCGGTGTACCGGAGGACTGGTGGACCGGTGTGCTGGAGGACTGGTGGACCGGTGTGCCGGAGGGCTGGTGGATCGGTGTACCGGAGGACTGGTGGACCGGTGTGCTGGAGGACTGGTGGACCGGTGTGCCGGAGGGCTGGTGGATCGGTGTACCGGAGGACTGGTGGACCGGTGTGCTGGAGGACTGGTGGACCGGTGTGCTGGAGGACTGGTGGACCGGTGTGCTGGAGGACTGGTGGACCGGTGTGCTGGAGGACTGGTGGACCGGTGTGCCGGAGGACTGGTGGACCGGTGTGCTGGAGGGCTGGTGGACCGGTGTGCTGGAGGACTGGTGGACCGGTGTGCCGGAGGACTGGTGGACCGGTGTGCTGGAGGACTGGTGGACCGGTGTGCCGGAGGACTGGTGGACCGGTGTGCCGGAGGACTGGTGGACCGGTGTGCCGGAGGACTGGTGGACCGGTGTGCTGGAGGACTGGTGGACCGGTGTGCCGGAGGACTGGTGGACCGGTGTGCCGGAGGACTGGTGGACCGGTGTGCCGGAGGACTGGTGGACCGGTGTGCCGGAGGACTGGTGGACCGGTGTGCTGGAGGACTGGTGGACCGGTGTGCCGGAGGACTGGTGGACCGGTGTGCCGGAGGACTGGTGGACCGGTGTGCCGGAGGACTGGTGGATCGGTGTGCAGGAGGACTGGTGGACCGGTGTGCCGGAGGACTGGTGGACCGGTGTGCCGGAGGACTGGTGGACCGGTGTGCCGGAGGACTGGTGGACCGGTGTGCCGGAGGACTGGTGGACCGGTGTGCCGGAGGACTGGTGGACCGGTGTGCCGGAGGACTGGTGGACCGGTGTGCCGGAGGACTGGTGGACCAGTGGACCGGAGAGCTGACGATCCACCTCTCTTCCTCGTGGATCGGCACCTTCACCTGTGGCACCCTGTGCCACAGGTGAAGGTGCCACAGGTGAAGGTGCCACAGGTGAAGGTGCCACAGGTGAAGGTGCCACAGGTGAAGGTCCCCACAGGTGAAGGTGCCACAGGTGAAGGTGCCACAGGTGAAGGTACCACGGGTGAAGGTGCCACGGGTGAAGGTGCCACAGGTGAAGGTGCCACAGGTGAAGGTACCACGGGTGAAGGTGCCACGGGTGAAGGTGCCACAGGTGAAGGTGCCACAGGTGAAGGTGCCACAGGTGAAGGTGCCACAGGTGGAGGTGCCAGCAAGGAGTGGTTGGTTTTGGTGGAATAAGAGAACGAGTTAATGACCTGAGAGCGACATGGCACTGGTGCCTCAAGCCGCCTGAGGAGGCTGGCACCTGGCGCCAAGCACCTCAGCCTGTATGCCAACCCATGGCAGCACTTGCCTCTAACCATCCACCTAATGGCCTGCCATTCCTCAAGTGCCAATTGGTGCCAACAAGCCGGTTTTCTGACCTTCCCCAGAGCGCTGGCACTATGTGCTTCACACAGAAGGTCTGCCAGTGCCAGGCCTGGTGCCGCTGTACCGGGGCTCTTGTGTAACTCAGGGCATGGGGTGGGGGCATGAGGGGTGGGCTTGAGGGGTGGGCATGGGGGCTGGGCAGGGCACTGGGGCCGACAGGGCACCTCTGAGTCATACAGAGTAACCCAGCCATCACCTTCCATATTAAATGTTGATCTGAAGGCCGCGTACATTCTGTACCATCTTATACTGTGGTGTTAGTTACAGAGGTGCCCCATGATGGTCCAGTGGGTGGTGTTAGTTACAGAGGTGCCCCATGATGGTCCAGTGGGTGGTGTTAGTTACAGAGGTGCCCCATGATGGTCCAGTGGGTGGTGTTAGTTACAGAGGTGCCCCATGATGGTCCAGTGGGTGGTGTTAGTTACAGAGGTGCCCCATGATGGTCCAGTGGGTGGTGTTAGTTACAGAGGTGCCCCATGATGGTCCAGTGGGTGGTGTTAGTTACAGAGGTGCCCCATGATGGTCCAGTGGGTGGTGTTAGTTACAGAGGTGCCCCATGATGGCCCAGTGGGTGGTGTTAGTTACAGAGGTGCCCCCATGATGGTCCAGTGGGTGGTGTTAGTTACAGAGGTGCCCCCATGATGGTCCAGTGGGTGGTGTTAGTTACAGAGGTGCCCCATGATGGTCCAGTGGGTGGTGTTAGTTACAGAGGGCCCCCATGATGGTCCAGTGGGTGGTGTTAGTTACAGAGGTGCCCCATGATGGTCCAGTGGGTGGTGTTAGTTACAGAGGGCCCCCATGATGGTCCAGTGCGTGGTGTTAGTTACAGAGGGCCCCCATGATGGTCCAGTGGGTGGTGTTAGTTACAGAGGGCCCCCATGTTGGACCAGTGGGTGGTGTTAGTTACAGAGGTGCCCCATGATGGTCCAGTGGGTGGTGTTAGTTACAGAGGGCCCCCATGTTGGACCAgtggggtgctggtggtggtggaaggggtaCAGAGACAACTAAAGGGTTCAGAAAATGGAAACTGTATTATATTGAGTGCTATCAACAAACCCAGGTTACAGACATGATGAACTAGTTGCAATAGTATAACTAAGATTTTGCCTAATATCTTATTTTAATAAGTTACAATATCATTGAACTTGTTAGACAAGGTATGAATATCCACTTCAACATGTCTGCAGATCACAGTATTACTTACTGAGTAATACAATACATATATCATGTAAATATGATTCTGTAAATCATATTTACATAATTTAAGTATGAAAGATCCGAATTTTTTATTAGGCTAAAGCAACAACTAGGATAAAAATACCTTGATTCCATCCAGTCGGCAGTGTGTGTGCCTGAGGAGTCGAGAGACGCAGGTTCAATCCCACCGCCCTGCTTCAATAGAATAAAATATCTATACATCTTTCCTGGATACGTGT
This portion of the Procambarus clarkii isolate CNS0578487 chromosome 59, FALCON_Pclarkii_2.0, whole genome shotgun sequence genome encodes:
- the LOC138353739 gene encoding small proline-rich protein 3-like; amino-acid sequence: MELYRIWWCCAEPEDWWTGVLEDWWTGVPEDWWIGVPEDWWTGVLEDWWTGVPEGWWIGVPEDWWTGVLEDWWTGVPEGWWIGVPEDWWTGVLEDWWTGVLEDWWTGVLEDWWTGVLEDWWTGVPEDWWTGVLEGWWTGVLEDWWTGVPEDWWTGVLEDWWTGVPEDWWTGVPEDWWTGVPEDWWTGVLEDWWTGVPEDWWTGVPEDWWTGVPEDWWTGVPEDWWTGVLEDWWTGVPEDWWTGVPEDWWTGVPEDWWIGVQEDWWTGVPEDWWTGVPEDWWTGVPEDWWTGVPEDWWTGVPEDWWTGVPEDWWTGVPEDWWTSGPES